A single Ziziphus jujuba cultivar Dongzao chromosome 11, ASM3175591v1 DNA region contains:
- the LOC107404693 gene encoding GPN-loop GTPase QQT2 isoform X1 — MEIDSDFSKMNIKSSEQSDASTPMDSEDSSSTQKAKGKEKEELSDSMEKLNIDKSSSGQAGTSSSNFRRKPVIIIVVGMAGSGKTTFLNQLVCHTQASNIRGYVMNLDPAVMTLPYGSNIDIRDTVRYKEVMKQFNLGPNGGILTSLNLFATKFDEVISVIERRAEQLDYVLVDTPGQIEIFTWSASGSIITEAFASTFPTVVAYVVDTPRSASPVTFMSNMLYACSILYKTRLPLVLAFNKIDVAQHQFALEWMEDFEAFQAAVSSDHSYTSTLTQSLSLVLDEFYKNLRSVGVSAISGAGMEAFFKAIEASAGEYMETYKAELDKRRAEKQRLEEDRRRENMAKLRKDMEKTKLETVGMNSGPKDKEDRIEPIMDELIKKEAMMDEEHEEEEEEDDGDDYERFSEDEDVIYEDEDEEVDRFTFK, encoded by the exons ATGGAAATTGATTCTGACTTTAGCAAGATGAATATAAAATCATCGGAGCAAAGTGACGCTTCGACGCCAATGGATTCCGAAGATTCCTCCAGTACTCAG AAGGCAAAGGGCAAAGAAAAGGAGGAACTGAGCGATTCCATGGAGAAACTAAATATTGACAAGTCATCTTCCGGGCAGGCAGGGACTTCATCATCTAACTTTAGGAGAAAACcggttattattattgttgttgggATGGCAG GGAGTGGAAAAACAACATTCCTAAATCAGCTGGTCTGCCACACTCAAGCTTCAAATATTCGGGGTTATGTAATGAACCTTGACCCTGCTGTGATGACCCTCCCGTATGGATCAAATATTGATATAAGAGATACTGTTCGGTACAAGGAAGTGATGAAGCAATTTAATCTGGGACCTAATGGAGGAATTCTAACATCACTCAACCTGTTTGCGACAAAGTTTGACGAG GTTATTTCAGTTATTGAGAGACGTGCAGAGCAGCTTGATTATGTTCTTGTTGATACGCCTGGGCAGATTGAGATATTCACTTGGTCTGCTTCTGGGTCTATCATTACAGAAGCTTTTGCGTCAACCTTTCCTACTGTGGTCGCATATGTAGTTGATACACCCCGTTCAGCTAGCCCAGTTACCTTCATGAGCAACATGCTTTATGCTTGTAGCATCCTCTATAAGACAAGGCTGCCTCTTGTTCTAGCATTCAATAAAATTGATGTGGCTCAACATCAATTTGCTTTGGAG TGGATGGAAGATTTTGAGGCATTTCAAGCAGCTGTAAGTTCAGATCATTCATACACTTCAACTTTAACTCAGAGCCTCTCCCTTGTGTTGGATGAGTTCTATAAGAACTTGCGTTCTGTTGGAGTTTCTGCGATTTCTGGTGCTGGAATGGAAGCCTTCTTTAAGGCCATTGAAGCAAGTGCTGGGGAGTACATGGAAACTTACAA AGCTGAACTTGATAAAAGAAGGGCTGAAAAGCAACGATTGGAGGAAGATCGTAGGAGGGAGAACATGGCTAAGTTGAGGAAGGATATGGAGAAAACTAAGCTAGAAACCGTGGGTATGAACTCTGGTCCGAAGGACAAAGAAGATAGGATTGAACCCATTATGGATGAATTGATTAAAAAGGAAGCCATGATggatgaagaacatgaagaagaggaagaggaagatgatggtgatgattatGAGAGATttagtgaagatgaagatgttatatatgaggatgaagatgaGGAGGTTGATAGGTTTACTTTTAAGTGA
- the LOC107404693 gene encoding GPN-loop GTPase QQT2 isoform X2 — MEIDSDFSKMNIKSSEQSDASTPMDSEDSSSTQAKGKEKEELSDSMEKLNIDKSSSGQAGTSSSNFRRKPVIIIVVGMAGSGKTTFLNQLVCHTQASNIRGYVMNLDPAVMTLPYGSNIDIRDTVRYKEVMKQFNLGPNGGILTSLNLFATKFDEVISVIERRAEQLDYVLVDTPGQIEIFTWSASGSIITEAFASTFPTVVAYVVDTPRSASPVTFMSNMLYACSILYKTRLPLVLAFNKIDVAQHQFALEWMEDFEAFQAAVSSDHSYTSTLTQSLSLVLDEFYKNLRSVGVSAISGAGMEAFFKAIEASAGEYMETYKAELDKRRAEKQRLEEDRRRENMAKLRKDMEKTKLETVGMNSGPKDKEDRIEPIMDELIKKEAMMDEEHEEEEEEDDGDDYERFSEDEDVIYEDEDEEVDRFTFK, encoded by the exons ATGGAAATTGATTCTGACTTTAGCAAGATGAATATAAAATCATCGGAGCAAAGTGACGCTTCGACGCCAATGGATTCCGAAGATTCCTCCAGTACTCAG GCAAAGGGCAAAGAAAAGGAGGAACTGAGCGATTCCATGGAGAAACTAAATATTGACAAGTCATCTTCCGGGCAGGCAGGGACTTCATCATCTAACTTTAGGAGAAAACcggttattattattgttgttgggATGGCAG GGAGTGGAAAAACAACATTCCTAAATCAGCTGGTCTGCCACACTCAAGCTTCAAATATTCGGGGTTATGTAATGAACCTTGACCCTGCTGTGATGACCCTCCCGTATGGATCAAATATTGATATAAGAGATACTGTTCGGTACAAGGAAGTGATGAAGCAATTTAATCTGGGACCTAATGGAGGAATTCTAACATCACTCAACCTGTTTGCGACAAAGTTTGACGAG GTTATTTCAGTTATTGAGAGACGTGCAGAGCAGCTTGATTATGTTCTTGTTGATACGCCTGGGCAGATTGAGATATTCACTTGGTCTGCTTCTGGGTCTATCATTACAGAAGCTTTTGCGTCAACCTTTCCTACTGTGGTCGCATATGTAGTTGATACACCCCGTTCAGCTAGCCCAGTTACCTTCATGAGCAACATGCTTTATGCTTGTAGCATCCTCTATAAGACAAGGCTGCCTCTTGTTCTAGCATTCAATAAAATTGATGTGGCTCAACATCAATTTGCTTTGGAG TGGATGGAAGATTTTGAGGCATTTCAAGCAGCTGTAAGTTCAGATCATTCATACACTTCAACTTTAACTCAGAGCCTCTCCCTTGTGTTGGATGAGTTCTATAAGAACTTGCGTTCTGTTGGAGTTTCTGCGATTTCTGGTGCTGGAATGGAAGCCTTCTTTAAGGCCATTGAAGCAAGTGCTGGGGAGTACATGGAAACTTACAA AGCTGAACTTGATAAAAGAAGGGCTGAAAAGCAACGATTGGAGGAAGATCGTAGGAGGGAGAACATGGCTAAGTTGAGGAAGGATATGGAGAAAACTAAGCTAGAAACCGTGGGTATGAACTCTGGTCCGAAGGACAAAGAAGATAGGATTGAACCCATTATGGATGAATTGATTAAAAAGGAAGCCATGATggatgaagaacatgaagaagaggaagaggaagatgatggtgatgattatGAGAGATttagtgaagatgaagatgttatatatgaggatgaagatgaGGAGGTTGATAGGTTTACTTTTAAGTGA
- the LOC107404693 gene encoding GPN-loop GTPase QQT2 isoform X3, producing the protein MEKLNIDKSSSGQAGTSSSNFRRKPVIIIVVGMAGSGKTTFLNQLVCHTQASNIRGYVMNLDPAVMTLPYGSNIDIRDTVRYKEVMKQFNLGPNGGILTSLNLFATKFDEVISVIERRAEQLDYVLVDTPGQIEIFTWSASGSIITEAFASTFPTVVAYVVDTPRSASPVTFMSNMLYACSILYKTRLPLVLAFNKIDVAQHQFALEWMEDFEAFQAAVSSDHSYTSTLTQSLSLVLDEFYKNLRSVGVSAISGAGMEAFFKAIEASAGEYMETYKAELDKRRAEKQRLEEDRRRENMAKLRKDMEKTKLETVGMNSGPKDKEDRIEPIMDELIKKEAMMDEEHEEEEEEDDGDDYERFSEDEDVIYEDEDEEVDRFTFK; encoded by the exons ATGGAGAAACTAAATATTGACAAGTCATCTTCCGGGCAGGCAGGGACTTCATCATCTAACTTTAGGAGAAAACcggttattattattgttgttgggATGGCAG GGAGTGGAAAAACAACATTCCTAAATCAGCTGGTCTGCCACACTCAAGCTTCAAATATTCGGGGTTATGTAATGAACCTTGACCCTGCTGTGATGACCCTCCCGTATGGATCAAATATTGATATAAGAGATACTGTTCGGTACAAGGAAGTGATGAAGCAATTTAATCTGGGACCTAATGGAGGAATTCTAACATCACTCAACCTGTTTGCGACAAAGTTTGACGAG GTTATTTCAGTTATTGAGAGACGTGCAGAGCAGCTTGATTATGTTCTTGTTGATACGCCTGGGCAGATTGAGATATTCACTTGGTCTGCTTCTGGGTCTATCATTACAGAAGCTTTTGCGTCAACCTTTCCTACTGTGGTCGCATATGTAGTTGATACACCCCGTTCAGCTAGCCCAGTTACCTTCATGAGCAACATGCTTTATGCTTGTAGCATCCTCTATAAGACAAGGCTGCCTCTTGTTCTAGCATTCAATAAAATTGATGTGGCTCAACATCAATTTGCTTTGGAG TGGATGGAAGATTTTGAGGCATTTCAAGCAGCTGTAAGTTCAGATCATTCATACACTTCAACTTTAACTCAGAGCCTCTCCCTTGTGTTGGATGAGTTCTATAAGAACTTGCGTTCTGTTGGAGTTTCTGCGATTTCTGGTGCTGGAATGGAAGCCTTCTTTAAGGCCATTGAAGCAAGTGCTGGGGAGTACATGGAAACTTACAA AGCTGAACTTGATAAAAGAAGGGCTGAAAAGCAACGATTGGAGGAAGATCGTAGGAGGGAGAACATGGCTAAGTTGAGGAAGGATATGGAGAAAACTAAGCTAGAAACCGTGGGTATGAACTCTGGTCCGAAGGACAAAGAAGATAGGATTGAACCCATTATGGATGAATTGATTAAAAAGGAAGCCATGATggatgaagaacatgaagaagaggaagaggaagatgatggtgatgattatGAGAGATttagtgaagatgaagatgttatatatgaggatgaagatgaGGAGGTTGATAGGTTTACTTTTAAGTGA
- the LOC107404688 gene encoding galactokinase yields the protein MAKHEDLPIPVYSNLKAVYGDGSQLEEAQLRFDTLKSKFVEVFGHPPDVFARSPGRVNLIGEHIDYEGYSVLPMAIRQDTIIAIRKNVGGSEKVLRIANVNDKYQLCTYPADPEQEIDLKNHRWGHYFICGYKGYHEYAKTKGVNVGEPVGLDILVDGTVPTGSGLSSSAAFVCSSTIAIMAAFDVNFPKKEIAQLTCECERHIGTQSGGMDQAISVMAKTGFAELIDFNPIRATDVQLPAGGTFVIAHSLAESQKAVTAATNYNNRVVECRLAAVVLGIKLGMKPQEAISKVKTLSDVEGLCLSFASNHGSSDPVLAVKEYLKEDPYTAEEIEKITGENLASVLGNSPSSLDVLKAAKHFKLHQRAAHVYSEAKRVYAFKDTVSSNFSEEDKLKKLGDLMNDSHYSCSVLYECSCPELEELVKICRGNGALGARLTGAGWGGCAVALVKENIVPQFILNLKESFYQSRIDRGIINNNDLGLYVFASKPSSGAAIFKF from the exons atggcGAAGCACGAAGACCTTCCAATCCCAGTTTACTCAAACTTGAAAGCAGTTTATGGTGATGGATCCCAGCTGGAAGAAGCTCAGCTTCGATTCGACACGTTGAAGTCCAAGTTTGTCGAGGTCTTCGGTCATCCTCCTGATGTCTTTGCTCGCTCACCag GGAGAGTCAACTTGATTGGAGAGCATATAGACTATGAAGGGTACTCTGTGTTGCCTATGGCAATAAGGCAGGACACCATCATCGCAATCAGAAAAAACGTTGGAGGGTCCGAGAAGGTTCTCAGAATTGCTAATGTCAATGATAAATACCAATTGTGTACTTATCCGGCTGATCCTGAACAg GAAATTGACTTGAAGAATCACAGATGGGGTCACTATTTCATTTGTGG GTACAAAGGTTACCATGAATATGCTAAAACAAAAGGAGTAAATGTTGGTGAACCAGTTGGACTTGATATTCTTGTTGATGGAACAGTTCCCACAG GTTCTGGTTTATCGAGCTCTGCAGCTTTTGTTTGCTCATCTACTATTGCTATAATGGCTGCTTTTGATGTGAATTTTCCTAAG AAAGAAATTGCTCAGCTTACTTGTGAGTGTGAACGACATATTGGAACGCAGTCTGGTGGAATGGATCAG GCAATCTCTGTCATGGCCAAAACTGGGTTTGCAGAGCTCATTGATTTCAATCCTATTCGTGCCACTGATGTGCAATTACCAGCTGGTGGAACTTTTGTTATCGCTCATTCTTTGGCAGAATCTCAGAAAGCTGTCACTGCTGCTACAAATTACAATAACAGAGTTGTTGAATGCCGGTTGGCTGCT GTTGTACTTGGTATTAAGCTGGGGATGAAACCCCAAGAGGCAATATCAAAAGTCAAAACTCTTTCCGACGTTGAAGGGTTATGCTTATCTTTCGCTAGTAATCATGGCTCTTCAGATCCTGTCCTGGCTGTCAAG GAATATTTGAAAGAGGATCCTTACACAGCAGAAGAAATAGAGAAAATCACCGGAGAAAATCTAGCATCGGTGTTGGGAAATTCTCCATCATCTTTGGATGTCTTAAAAGCTGCAAAACACTTCAAATTACATCAG AGAGCTGCACATGTCTACTCTGAAGCTAAGAGGGTGTATGCCTTTAAGGACACTGTATCTTCAAATTTTAG TGAGGAGGACAAGCTAAAAAAACTTGGTGATCTTATGAATGACAGCCACTACAGCTGCAGTGTTTTATATGAGTGCag CTGTCCGGAGTTGGAAGAACTTGTAAAAATTTGCCGTGGTAATGGTGCCCTTGGAGCAAGGCTTACAGGAGCTGGTTGGGGAGGCTGTGCAGTTGCTTTGGTGAAAGAGAATATTGTCCCACAGTTTATCCTCAATTTAAAG GAAAGCTTCTACCAATCAAGGATTGACAGGGGGATCATCAACAATAACGATCTCGGCCTGTATGTTTTCGCTTCCAAGCCATCAAGTGGTGCAGctattttcaagttttag
- the LOC107405313 gene encoding uncharacterized protein LOC107405313, which translates to MDKEFEVDLESGVVVSDEDSSNTPDSGVKRQGKTLITKLYGGFADGLIKADDRVSCGVASNTHGVSPHNVKVLDGEVVVDHVEKTAVKEKRKKSSNKKASKPPRPPKGPSLDAADQKLVKEISELAMLKRARLERMKALKKMKAAKASSNGNMFAMVFTILFCLVIIFQGISSGRNSPLNFQGSPASTGTTEGGLISVQLYPNPPASISNGPGSESPNMVEQVAGSDPPQKLRSAG; encoded by the exons ATGGATAAAGAGTTTGAAGTTGATCTTGAAAGTGGGGTGGTGGTTAGTGATGAAGATTCAAGCAACACACCCGATTCAGGTGTTAAAAGACAGGGTAAGACATTGATCACCAAGTTATATGGTGGTTTTGCTGATGGCTTAATTAAGGCTGATGATAGGGTGAGTTGTGGTGTTGCATCTAATACCCATGGAGTTTCTCCTCATAATGTCAAGGTGCTGGACGGAGAAGTGGTTGTAGATCATGTGGAGAAGACAGCAGTGAAGGAGAAACGGAAAAAGTCAAGCAATAAAAAAGCCTCCAAACCTCCTAGACCTCCCAAGGGTCCATCATTGGATGCAGCTGATCAAAAGCTAGTCAAGGAAATTTCTGAGCTTGCTATGTTGAAGCGTGCTAGGCTTGAGCGAATGAAAGCATTGAAGAAAATGAAAGCTGCAAAGGCATCTTCCAATGGCAACATGTTTGCCATGGTGTTTACCATTCTCTTCTGTCTGGTCATAATCTTTCAAG GCATTTCATCTGGAAGAAATTCTCCTTTGAATTTCCAGGGATCTCCAGCTTCGACAGGAACAACAGAAGGTGGGTTGATCTCAGTCCAGCTCTATCCTAATCCACCTGCAAGTATCTCTAATGGACCTGGTTCCGAGTCTCCCAA CATGGTAGAGCAGGTTGCTGGTTCAGATCCGCCTCAAAAGCTAAGATCAGctggataa
- the LOC107405314 gene encoding cell wall / vacuolar inhibitor of fructosidase 1-like, protein MNHKFSAAYIFLFHISILLPLLTQSSIFPQAEPDNLIEKTCKKTPHYDLCISSLESNPQSSNADLNGLAMIMVNIVLSNTTSTLDYIQALLKQAPEPELHRALANCAELYIPVVKYSLPQAIQALSECHYGFANYGVSDAAKEADACEKAFSGSIKSPLTDRNSIVHDLSDIATAIINALQKD, encoded by the coding sequence ATGAACCACAAATTCTCTGCAGCATATATCTTCCTCTTCCACATTTCCATTCTGCTTCCATTATTAACCCAAAGCTCAATTTTTCCACAGGCAGAACCCGACAATCTGATTGAGAAAACATGCAAGAAAACACCCCACTACGATCTCTGCATCTCATCCCTAGAATCAAACCCACAAAGCTCAAATGCTGATCTTAATGGACTGGCCATGATAATGGTCAACATCGTGCTCTCAAATACAACAAGCACACTGGATTACATCCAAGCCCTACTGAAGCAAGCCCCAGAGCCAGAGTTGCATAGAGCCTTGGCAAACTGCGCTGAATTGTACATCCCAGTGGTGAAATACAGCCTCCCACAAGCCATTCAAGCGTTGAGTGAATGCCATTATGGGTTTGCAAACTATGGCGTTTCTGATGCTGCCAAGGAGGCCGATGCATGCGAAAAGGCATTTTCTGGATCAATCAAGTCTCCACTCACTGATAGGAACAGTATAGTGCATGATCTTTCAGATATAGCTACTGCCATAATCAATGCACTGCAAAAAGAttga